The Xenopus laevis strain J_2021 chromosome 7S, Xenopus_laevis_v10.1, whole genome shotgun sequence genome includes a window with the following:
- the LOC121396365 gene encoding uncharacterized protein LOC121396365 yields the protein MSQEGQHTDTQRTMDTFAYSDAEIADVIAQADTTLSFFGTSSDKEFYNQLHNLSRKELNLTSHSSTLVEYIKTKRIPRGLRVNLTPLGCINNKDFLAKWEGIWNKASLDAMVLTVEYLQPEIVKTKQEIATLKDSLKQSVQNQAEYERIIKDIHTSIERLKRDTVARKLKKFQRDTRDYTSGIVYSWQGGSPRQQTRSNNFGLPRHRPEAGAPQQLYTRRTPPPPGSTDSVSDERFSSESERGTQGYRGSQRPFLGEQRKQNRREPDWRGTRGAHEESVAGGYLPRKSKHRPVQRQFYQSY from the coding sequence ATGTCTCAAGAAGGACAACATACTGATACCCAGAGAACCATGGATACGTTCGCCTATTCAGATGCAGAAATTGCAGATGTGATTGCACAAGCGGACACCACATTATCGTTTTTCGGAACAAGCTCTGACAAAGAATTCTATAATCAACTCCATAATCTATCCCGAAAAGAGTTGAACTTAACCTCCCACAGCTCTACATTGGTGgaatacattaaaacaaaaagaattccAAGGGGCCTAAGAGTGAATTTAACCCCACTGGGCTGTATAAACAATAAAGACTTCCTAGCAAAATGGGAAGGAATTTGGAATAAAGCAAGCTTGGATGCAATGGTGTTGACTGTTGAATATCTGCAACCAGAGATCGTGAAAACCAAGCAGGAGATCGCTACATTAAAAGACTCACTTAAACAAAGCGTACAGAATCAAGCCGAATACGAACGAATAATAAAAGATATCCATACCAGCATTGAGAGATTGAAAAGAGACACAGTCGCCAGGAAATTGAAGAAATTCCAGCGGGACACCAGGGATTACACATCTGGAATCGTGTATAGCTGGCAAGGCGGCTCTCCAAGGCAGCAAACGCGTTCTAACAACTTTGGCCTGCCGAGACACCGTCCAGAAGCCGGCGCTCCCCAGCAGCTCTACACACGTCGAACCCCGCCTCCTCCTGGCAGCACTGATAGTGTCTCAGACGAGCGGTTCAGCTCTGAGTCTGAACGTGGCACCCAGGGTTACAGAGGATCGCAGAGGCCTTTTTTAGGcgaacagaggaagcagaaccggAGAGAACCGGACTGGCGAGGAACAAGAGGGGCTCACGAGGAATCGGTCGCAGGCGGATACTTACCCAGGAAATCCAAACACAGACCGGTACAGAGGCAGTTCTACCAGTCCTACTGA